The proteins below come from a single Pandoraea apista genomic window:
- a CDS encoding integrase has protein sequence MWVAKQMGHADWTMIARVYGRWMPTADLKAGDKAVEKFAKNAGTDAGISGEKQAKTG, from the coding sequence ATGTGGGTGGCGAAGCAAATGGGGCATGCGGACTGGACGATGATCGCGCGCGTCTACGGCCGATGGATGCCGACGGCGGACTTGAAGGCGGGGGATAAAGCCGTTGAGAAGTTCGCCAAAAATGCTGGCACGGATGCTGGCATTTCTGGAGAAAAACAGGCAAAAACCGGCTAG